A window from Thalassophryne amazonica chromosome 15, fThaAma1.1, whole genome shotgun sequence encodes these proteins:
- the LOC117525791 gene encoding beta-1,3-galactosyltransferase 2-like, giving the protein MCYTLLWRDLLKSQSMLPLNEHYNRMFNITKMNNQTSYHIHPKHKFKLNDTHKPPAFQYHTAYPRNYRFIINHKDACTTMNPFLVLMVPVAPHNMAARDAIRKTWGSEKVVQGEKVLTLFVLGLPSKDINGLQEEVRQENLQYDDLIQSNFIDSYINLTIKTMVIMDWLATHCRIAAYGMKIDSDMFLNIDNLIIMLHKPGIPKVNYLTGRIARDRPVVRANDSKWYVPKEMYPDETYPPYTVGMGYLFSNDLPEKFVEISKMIPPFNIEDAYIGMCMKQLGLRITTPPKYPKFRRFKTRFNRCKFSKVLTYILQTSEDLVRFWRELKKPGPPC; this is encoded by the coding sequence ATGTGCTACACCCTCCTGTGGAGGGACTTGCTAAAAAGCCAGAGCATGTTACCACTTAATGAGCACTACAACAGGATGTTCAACATTACCAAAATGAATAATCAAACTTCTTACCATATTCATCCAAAACACAAGTTCAAACTAAATGATACACATAAACCACCTGCCTTTCAGTACCACACAGCTTATCCACGCAACTACCGCTTTATCATCAACCATAAAGACGCCTGCACAACCATGAACCCTTTTTTGGTCCTGATGGTTCCAGTAGCGCCACACAACATGGCGGCGCGTGATGCCATCCGCAAGACGTGGGGCAGTGAGAAAGTGGTCCAGGGTGAGAAGGTCCTGACTCTTTTTGTGCTCGGCCTCCCTAGTAAGGACATCAACGGGCTTCAGGAGGAGGTCCGGCAGGAGAATCTACAGTACGACGACCTGATCCAAAGTAACTTCATTGACAGTTACATCAATCTGACCATCAAAACTATGGTGATCATGGACTGGCTGGCCACCCATTGCCGTATAGCAGCATATGGCATGAAGATTGACTCGGACATGTTCCTGAACATTGACAATCTGATCATAATGTTACACAAGCCAGGCATCCCCAAGGTGAACTACCTAACAGGGAGGATTGCACGGGACAGGCCTGTTGTTCGTGCAAATGACTCTAAATGGTACGTCCCCAAAGAGATGTATCCAGACGAGACATACCCACCTTACACTGTGGGCATGGGGTATTTGTTCTCTAATGATCTTCCAGAAAAATTTGTGGAGATTTCAAAAATGATCCCACCTTTTAACATAGAAGACGCTTACATCGGAATGTGCATGAAACAATTAGGGCTTCGAATTACAACGCCACCAAAATACCCAAAGTTCAGGCGCTTTAAAACAAGGTTCAACCGGTGCAAATTCTCCAAGGTCCTCACATACATTCTTCAGACTTCAGAAGATCTGGTGAGGTTCTGGAGAGAATTGAAGAAGCCTGGGCCACCATGttag